GCTCTCGCAAGGAGCGAGACATTGCTGCCcacccgccggcgtctcggtTTTGCTTCCTGCGCACTGCACCCCCTCCTGCagtcttcgcgtcttctcgacTGCGTCCTCCAGGATGCCCGCTTTctagcgccgctgccttgcTCGGCTGCTGAGCGGTCGTGTCCGCGGAAGCCGAGACGCGCCCGTTGCTTTCCTCTTGCTTCATCTGAATGCGCAGTCgcaacgacggcgagagagaaagaattCTCCTCActccctcgcggtcgcctgcggccacGAGGAGCGCCAACGCCAGCACAGGCAGGTCGGCTCTGACGAAGACGTGGAGAAAGAAAGCCGTCAGActttccgtcgccgccctgagACTGtactcgccctcgctccccGACACGAAGTTCGGCTGCACCCGCCTCCCAAGTCTCTGTGGCAgccccgccggaggcgacggcgcccccgccctcgcgttcGTCCGCGGACTAAAGGAGCTAGCGAGGCGACCCCTGTAGACCTGCTTGTGTGTGAACCACCCATcgggaagaggcagaggcacagaggaagaaggtgGAGACac
Above is a window of Besnoitia besnoiti strain Bb-Ger1 chromosome Unknown contig00007, whole genome shotgun sequence DNA encoding:
- a CDS encoding RIC1 protein (encoded by transcript BESB_075600); this encodes MGRLHQGSLLARTSSRASSHFGVDASLAISDSAEAAPAPTACREGTDLQSEEADARVLAASPSACEWKRGSYAAVSGAWVHLPSVRGLTPSPAPASPFPPPTFREFRACTQRPHAGLHAQVSPPSSSVPLPLPDGWFTHKQVYRGRLASSFSPRTNARAGAPSPPAGLPQRLGRRVQPNFVSGSEGEYSLRAATESLTAFFLHVFVRADLPVLALALLVAAGDREGVRRILSLSPSLRLRIQMKQEESNGRVSASADTTAQQPSKAAALESGHPGGRSREDAKTAGGGAVRRKQNRDAGGWAAMSRSLRELLFVMAEQAAESGAPTGERIEPPAGRNGERIRKT